The Phycisphaeraceae bacterium genome segment GATCGCGCCGACCGCGCTGGGGCCGAGCGGAGCGGCGGCGGGCGTCGCCTCCAGGCGCGCCGTTTCGATCTCGCCTCGCAGGGGCGGGCGGCGCAGCAGCGCGGCGGGGGCTCCGGCGGAGTGCGAGTAATCCAGCCGCCTTGTCGCCGGGTCGTACAGCGCCAGGAACGCCGCGAAGCGCACCCCCGCGGCGCGCCGGTCGGCCAGGTGGCGGTTGAGCGCGGCGAGCACGTCCGCCGCCCCGAGTTGCTGGTGCGGCAGCGTGGCGATGAGGGCGTCGATCATGGCCAGGTACATCGCCGAGGCGGGACCGTCGGCCTCCACACTGGCGACAAGGAACGCGGAGCGAAGGTCCGCGGCGCCTTCGCCGCCCGCGCGAAGCGGATTGCCATAGGACGAAGCGCCGGTGGGATACGTGCCGGGGTGGCCGATCGGCGCGCCGTAGGCGGGAAAGGGCGGTTCGCCCGCCGCGCCGCCGCCGGCAGATGCGGTCGCCGTTCGCTCCAGTGAATACACGCGGTACAGGTCGGCGGAGCTGGCGATGGACTGTCCCGCGGCGCGGGCGGCGTCCAGCGCCAGGGGCGAGGCCGCCTCGTGGCTCGCCGCCAGTTCCACGCCTCGGATGTCCGGCAACGTCTGCGGCAGCAGCGACGCCCGCACCTGCGCCACGCGCTGGGCCTGGGCGGACTCGCGGGCCATGGCGTCGCGCAACTCGTTGGCGCGGCGCACGCGCTCGACCGCCTCGCCCACCGCACCGCAGCGCAGGGCGAACTCCTCGAGATGCGTGTCCTTGAAGGCGTCCGCGTTCAGAGCCAGCAGCCAGACCCAGCCCGCGATGCGCCCCGCGCGGTGGTACGGCGCGACCAGCGCGGAGCGGTACGTGATGAGCAGATTGCCGAAGACTTCATCATCCTTGATGCTCAGGTCGGAGAACACCGCGGGCTTGCCTGCTGCGATGGTCTCCCCGACGAAGCCGCCTCGACAGACGTCGTCGTCGGGATCCGAGTGCCGAGTTCCGAGTTCCGAGGTTTGTCCGCTGACGGTTGTCGGCTGATGGCTGACGGCTCTTCGCGGCGGCAGCGCCTCTCGCCCGTCGCCCAGCACCAGGTGGGTGGGCCGGTAGTCCGTGCCCTCCTCGCCGACAACTTCGACCACGAGGATTGATTTGCGCCCGTAGAAGTCGCGCGTGGACTGGAAGAACGCGCCCCACGCCTGGGCTTCGGCGCTCGCCGCGCTCAACTGGCTGAAGAGGGCGGCGAGCGCGGGCACGCGCCGATTCTTCGACAGATCGACGGCGACGGTGCTGGATGACGACGCGGCGGACCCGGTTGGCGGGCTGGACGACATGGGCGGCTCCACGGGTAGAGGATAGCCGGACGCCCGCGAATTGTGTTGGGTGGGGAAAGGACGGTCGCGCCACCCATGCAGCCACCCGCACCGCCTACACCCGCAACTCCGCCTTCGCCCCCAGGTTCTCGCGGTACCGCACCCGGATCGGCTCGACCACCTCGCGGATGAACGCATCCACCTGCGACGAGGCGCGGCCGATGTAGGCGTATGGGTCCATCACCGTGTTCAGATCGACGCTCGCGAACATCGGCTCGGCTCGCAGGCGGTCGAGCAGGTCGTTGCCCTCGCCTTCGCGCTTTACGCGCTCGGCGGCGGCTTGGGCGTGTCTCCGGATCACCTCATGCGCCGCCTGCCGGTCGGCCCCCTGCTTGACCGCCGCCATCATCAGGTTCTCGCTGGCCATGAAGGGCAGTTCGGCCATCAGGTTGGCGCGGATGGTCGCCTCATACACCACCAGCCCGGCGCTGACGTTGTGCAGGATGTCCAGCGTGCCATCCAGCGCCAGAAACGCCTCGGGCAGCGTCAGCCGCCGGTTGGCGGAGTCATCCAGCGTGCGCTCCAGCCACTGCACGGCGGCGGTGTTCAGCGGGTTCTGCGCCAGCGACATCACGAATCGAGCCAGCGAGCACGCCCGCTCGCAGCGCATCGGGTTGCGCTTGTAGGGCATGGCGCTCGACCCGACCTGGTGCCTCTCGAAGGGCTCCTCGATCTCCTTGCGGTTGGCCAGCAGGCGGATGTCGGTGGCCATGCGATGGGCCGCGGCGGCCGCAACGGACAGCGCGTTGATGATGCGGGCATCCACCACCCGCGGATACGTCTGGCCCGTCACGGCATAGCGGCGGTCGGCGGGCCATCCCAGTTTCTCGCAGAACAGACGATCGAGTTGCTCCACCTTCGATTCATCGCCGTCAAAGAGCGCCAGGAATGACGCCTGCGTACCAGTCGCACCTTTGACGCCACGAAAGCGGAGCGAATGCAGTTCATGCTCCACCCCTTCGAGCGCCAGCACCAAGTCCTGCGCCCAGAGCGTGGCCCGTTTGCCCACGGTCACCGGCTGGGCGGGCTGATAGTGCGTGAAGCCCAGCGTGGGCAGCGCGCGGTGCTTCGCCGCGAAGGAGCCGAGGGCGTCGATCACTCGCGCCAGTTTGGCCGCGATCAGCCCCAGCGCCTCGCGCAGCTGGAGCAGTTCGGTGTTGCAGTTGACATCCTGGCTGGTCGCCCCCCAATGGATGATGGGCCGGGCCTTCGGCGCCAGATCGCCCAGCGCATGCACGTGGGCCATCACGTCGTGGCGGAGTTCGCGCTCGTACTTCGCCGCCCGTTCATAGTCGATCTCGTGGGCGTGCGCGATCAGTTCGTCGATCTGGTCATCGGTGATCGGCAGTCCGAGCTGCTTCTGGGCCTCGGCCAGGGCGATCCAGATCCGTCGCCACGTGGTGAACTTGCGCCGATCCGACCAGATCGCCTGCATCTCGGGCGAGGCGTAGCGGCCCTCAAGCGGTGAGTGATAGGTCTGGTCGGAGGTGGTCATGCGACGATGAGCAAGCGGTACAAAGGAGAGCCTGAATCCGGCCGACAGCATGTCGGGCCGGGCAGGGGCGCCGCCCGCGGCGCCTACGCTCAAGGGACGAGGCCATCGTACACACCAGCCCGGCGCACATCACCCCCTGCTCCTCCCACCACCCCGGCATCACGCGTGAGTGAAGGCGGACCCATCCCGAAGCGCGATCAGCCCACGCGGTCGGATGCCTCATCCACCTCGGGCGGCGGCCCGCTGCTCACCCCCCTGCGGGAACTCCAGCTCGTCGAGGCCTACCGCGCAGGCGACCCCGAGGCCATCGGAACCCTGCTGCGGGCGTATCAGCGGCGGATGTTCTCCGTGTGTTATCGGATGTTGCGAAACGACGAGGAGGCCCGCGACCTGACCCAGGAGGCCATGGTGAAGGTGCTGGAGGGCTTGCCCTCCTTCGATGCCCGCGCCCGTCTGAGTACGTGGATCATCCGCGTCACCATGAACTGCTGCCTGAGCTATCTGCGTAAGCGGAAACTGCGGCGGCACGCCAGTATCGACGCCCCCCCGGCCAGCGTGGGCCCGGGGATGCGGGAGGGCAGCCAGCCCCTCGGGGGTTCAGGAATGCTGGTTGATCCTGGGGAACCCGGGCCGGACCGCCGCGTCGAACTGGGCGAGCAACGGGAAGCCCTCATGCGGGGTCTGGACGTCCTGGACCCCCAGATGCGGGCCATTCTGATCCTCCGGGACATGCACGATCTGGACTATCTCCAGATCGCGGAGGTGCTCGACAAGCCGGTTGGGACGATCAAGTCCCGCCTGTTCCGGGCGCGCCTGGCGTTGCGTCAGGCGATGGAAGGTAAGCCGCCCGAGGCGCCGACGGATGACGCGGACTGACGGGCCGGTTTGCAGGATGGCGCAGGGGAACTGACGACACGACGTATTCCGGTGGATGGAAGACCATGTTCGAGCGAATCGACGAATCTGAACTGCTGGGGTGGATCGAGGATGAGCTGCCCGCCGACCGCGCCGCCGCGGTTCGCGCGGCGCTGGCGGCCTCGCCCGAGGCGCTGGCTCATGCGGAGCGGCTGCGGCGCGACCGCGTCCTGATGCAGTCGATCGGCGAGGCCCCGCTGCCCGTCGATCTGGTGGCGGAACTGGAGCCCCTGCTCGCCAAACCGATGCTGCTGGAGACGGGGGCGGCGTTCGCCTCACCCGGCACGTATCGGGCGCGGCATCGTCGGGCGGGCATCCGTCGCGCCTCCCGCATGTTGCTCGCAGCGGGCTTCACCCTGGCGCTGACGGCGGGATTGATCGGCTTCATCCTGCGGAGCGGTCTGCTGACCACGCCCGCGGATGACGCTTCGGACGGAACCATCGCGCGGAACGACGAGACCTCGCCGCCTGGAACCGGCGGCGATCTCGCTCCGCCCGCGCTGGAGGGCCGCCTCGCCTCGGGCGATGTGCATCACTGGGATGCGCTGCCGGACATCACGCTGGCGGCTCGCGGCGGTTTCACGCCGCCCGCGCCGGGCGCGGTCAATTCCGACCTGACGCTCACGCTCGCCTCCGGGGCCAGGGCGATTGAGTCGCGATTCGCGCTGGTGATCGCGAATTCACGCGAGCGCCAGCAGGTCATCGACCGCATGAAGGAAATGGTCGCTGAGGTCGGCGACGCGGCCTTCGTGCGCAACTTCACCTACGACGAGGCCGCCCGTGCGTGGAATGACCTGGTCGCCTCCGCCCGGCTGGCGGATCGTGAGCGATGGCGGACCGCGATGAGCCGCCGCGGCGCGGAAGGCCAGTTTGACGTTGGGCTGAAGCGTGACATCCGCCACGTGGCCCAGCATGTCACCACCACGCTGGGCGAGCACCTGGCCGGTCGCCCGGATCTGGCCGCCCCGCCTGATGAACAGCTGCGCCTGGTGGACGCGGGCGCGTCGATGGCCCTTACGCTGCCCGCGACGGACCTGATCGACTTCCTCGTGGAGATCGACCGCGCGTTCGGCCGGGTTGTGACGCTGCAGCCGGTGGTCGGAATGGCGGATTCCGGCGGCTCATCGTCCGGCGCGGCCCCCACGCCGCCCGGCAACACTGCGGTGGACGAATGGACCCGCTGGCGCCAGTGGCGCGAGGCCATCGACACATTCCAGCGCCAGATCGCGGCGGACGAGTCGCTCATGATCGTACTGCCGGTGGCGGGAAACCATCGCTGAAGCGGAACGCCCGTCATCTCACGGCGTGCTGATCAATAGTCTATTCCAAGCACTCCATTTCGAGTGAGGAGACCTGGAGCTCTGTTGTTCAGCTTGAAGGGCGAAAGCGGATCGGGCGTGATGCTCCCCGACATGTTTCTCTGTTCTTTTCTGGTGGAGCCGTCGACGAAACCGATGATCACGCTGTTTTCCGCGTACAGCGTTGGGTTGAAGTACGCGAACAGGACTTTCCGAGGCGGATGCCGAACCATCGAAACGCGGGTTGACTGAACGTACCTCGCTTCGTGCGGCCCGCCGTCCTTCCAGAATGCCGGAGATGCGATAAAGGAGTGCGAATACACGATGCCGGTGACATAGAGGTTTTCGGGGGTTTCCCGGTCCGGATGGTGTGTCTGATAAAACGCCGGGCCGCTCGGCGTATCCATGGGCCCCGCAAGGTACTTCACGAGCGCGGAGACATACAAGCTCTGGTGCTGCATGAAGAACTGATGCCCCCCCGGCAGACCCGAGGACTGATGGAACCCGTTGATCCAGATTCCCGCCTCGGGGTTTCCAGGCACGCCGAAGAATGGATACGTCAGTCCGTGATCATGCGTGTAGAGCGTCACCGCGCCATGCATCTGGCGAATGGCTGACAGAGATTGGATGTCCTCGGCGGAGTTCTTGGTTCGACGAAGGGCCGGGAGCAGCATCGCAATCAGGACCGCCAGAATCAGAAGCACGACCAGCACTTCAACAAACGTAAACGCTCGATTTCTCATGACCGCGCCTCCTGACAATCCATTGCTGACGATGCGGCTGCGCCGCCCTTGTAAAAAGCCAGAACAACGAGCAGGATTGCGAGCCCCGCGTTCATCCCGATGATCCGATTCATGTCCGCGGTCGCGCCGCGGATCATACTCATGAGCGTACCGCATCCACACTGACCGCTGAGCGGGGACTTCGCCAGAGCGACGATGTACGCGGTGAACAGCGCCAGCAGTACCACCCCAGCCATTGGCGCAATCCGTCGAGGCCAATCGGTGATCAGACATACTCCAACCGCACCTTCGATGAACAGAACCAACGTTGCGATGGTCACCGGCCCAGGCATTCGCTCCGTTCCCAGCAAGTACATGATGCCGGCTACAGCGGGGCGTACGTTTGCGGCACTCTCCACCGACGCCGTCAGAAACACGACACCGACCGCCATTCGCGCCAAGGATACCGCGCACTTCACCAGCGCGGAACCACTGTGGTTCAGAGATGCCAAGGCCACAGGTTCTCCTCCGGAGGAAAGTTGGTCATCGTCACCTGAGTCAAGTCCCATCGGCTCTCAGCGGCACGGTGGATGCATGTGAACAGGAGAGGGCGTTTCAGGCCGTTGGCGAACTCGAAGACGACTCCAACGGTGACGGCGATCGAAGGAAGGTTCGGCGGATTGTTCGGCTCAAACCAGCGAAACGCCGACATGGCGATGCCTCCGTACCACGCCTCATCGCCAATACCGACAGTGAGCATCGGACGCGCGGTGACACCTGGGTCATCAATGAACCATCGACACGCCAGACCCGGCGGCGCCGCCGCCATGCCGATCGCTCGGTTCGCCCCGCGATTGGCGCGCCGGGTGATTGACCACATCACGTCATAGAGCTCCTCGATCGGCCTGGTGAGATCCAGATCATCGGGACTCGCCTCGTCGATATACCGCAACATGGTCTGCAGATCCCTGAGTCGGCCATTCGTCCTCATGGCGTCACGTCGAATGACGGCACCCGTCGCCGATCGCCACGCACGGTATCGACTCGGATCTGTCTCTCCGTAGTAAAGCCAGATCGCGTCGGTCAGAAACTCGATCAACGATGCGCGGAGCCCCGCGGTCTCCAGCAACGACGGATCCTCGACCAACATTGTTTCCAGGCACCGTTGGACTGAATCCCGGCTCTCCAGCAATGCGAACTGGATGTCACCCATCACGTCGCGGGTCCGCTCAAACTTCGCCTCCGCGGGATCCGCCTCCTGCCTCGGCCAGACTTGAGGCACGATCAACACCGCGATGACCGTGCAGGTGAGCAGCACAAGCACAATGGAGACAATATGCCGTCCAGTCATGTGAATGGTTCTGCTTATTCATGCAGGCAGGTCGGCTGCCTCTGGCTCCACGTCGCACAGTTCGGATATCCATCCGGCAGCTCGCGGCAACGATAGATCCCCGCCGTCGAGCAGCAGCAGCAGACCACGTTTGATGGGCATCCTGATTCACACCCCTCTTGAGTCGAGTGGCATTGACTCACCCCCGACCCTGGCCCACCCTGCGCCAGAACGACAGCAGCGAACACGAGTGATGAAACCACGACAGCGACCTGCAAGACCAGCTTCATTGTTGTGACTCCCACATGGCGAACCGTGTGTGATAACGTGGTAGGATACACGAGCACTGAGGACAAAATTTGCAAAAAAAAAAATGCGCCGCCATCTGCTGGTTCTTGGCGCGCGGCTTGCTGGTCGCGCGTTCACAAGTGACATATCCGACTTTTCACCACCCCCACACCCGGTTCCACGCCTCCATCCAGTCCGCGCCGCGGCTGACCACCTTGAGCGGCTCGATGATCTCCACGCCCGCGCGGCCGCGAAACGGCGCCGCCTTGTCCACCGTTTCCAGCTCGATCGTGATCGTCGTGGGCTTGGCGGGCACGTAGGGCTTGAGCCGCACGAGGTTCCGCAAGGATTCCTTCGCGCCGATCTGGATCATCTGCCGGGCGCGAGCGGGGGGAATCTGCCGCGCGCTGTAGCGCGACAGCCCTTTCTTCACCTGCACCGCGGCAAAGCCCTCGCCGAGGTACTCTCGCGACTCGCGGATGGTGGCCTCATCGCCGGTGACCAGCGCGATGGGGCAGCCGTAGTGACCGCAGACGGCGGCGTTGACGCCGACCTCGCCCACCAGGTCGTCGTTGAACCACAGGTTGCGCCAGGTGACGGTGGAGATGGTGTGGCACAGCACGCCGTCGGGGGTGCCCGCGCGGGCGTGCATGCCCACGAGCAGGCAGGCGTCGCAGCCCTTTTCGAGCAGTTCGGTGTAGCGGCCCCACGTGTGGTGGGCCACCCACTCGCAGTCGGGATCGAGCAGCTCGGGGATGAAGGAGTTGAACGACCAGTCGCCTCCCGCGCCGTGGCAATCGACGGCGACGATCTCGGTCGCCCCGGCGGCCCGTGCCCCGCGGATGGCGGCGTTGACCTCTTCGGTGTACAGCCGGCGGGATTCCTCGAACATGGGGCTGCCGCCCTTTACCTGCTCCCACGTGACGATGCCGGAGACGCCTTCCATGTCGGCCATGATGAGGATGCGCATGACACGCATCGTACCGGATGCGCTGGCGGAAGGGCTGGCGCGTCCGTAGGATGTCCACCACTCGAGGTGAACGCATGTCGGACTACAACCCGTACCAGCAGCCAACCCAGCACCAGTACGCGCCCGGCATGGGCGGCGCCCCGGTCATGCCGCCCCGCGTGAGCGGGCTGGCGATCGGCTCGCTGATCTGCTCGCTCATCTTCTGCTGCCCGGCGACCACGGTGATCGGTCCCCTGCTGGGATTGATGGCCTTTCTGTCGATCAGCGCCCGCCCGATGGAGCGGCGCGGCAAGGGGCTGGCCGTGGCGGGCATCCTGATCGGCGTGTTGGCCACCACCGGGCAGGTCATGCTCACGTTGTGGATGATCAACGAGGCGGAGAAGACGGACCAGTACCTGCGCAACGCGCCCGGGACGATGCTGACAGCGGGGTACGCGGGAGACGTGACCACCTTCCGAGCCGACGCGGCCGGGTCGCTGGCCGCCGTCACCGATGACGAGATCAAGACGTTCTTCGAGGAACTCCGCACCCGCTATGGAGACTTCGTCTCCGCCACATACGACGAGGAGGCCTACTTCAACTCCATTACCGGCGTGCAGGATCTCATCAACCCGGTGCAGCAGCATCCATTCAAACTCAGGTTCAGCGGTGGCGAGGTGACGGCGGAGTTCGGCATCGCCAAGTCCGACCCGCGCACCGGCCGCATGTACTGGGGCATGGTCCGCGTGGTCAACATCACCATCCGCGACCCGGATCGCGGTGACATCACCCTGCCGTAGAACTCCGCCATGGCCTCGCGACGCACCGAAAACCAGGGAGAGCCGGTCATCCGCGTCGAGAACGTCGTCAAGCGGTTCGACGAGCAGACGGTGCTCGACGGTGTGTCATTCGACGTGTATCGCGGCGAGACCATGGTCATCATGGGAGGGTCCGGATCGGGCAAGAGCACCCTGCTGCGGCTGATGATCGGCTCGCTCCAGCCCGATGGAGGGCGCATCCTGCTGTTTGGTCAGGATCTGTCCACGCTCTCGGAGCACGGGCTGGACGAACTGCGGCGACGGTTCGGCATCCTGTTCCAGTCCGGCGCGCTCTTCCAGTCCATGACCATCGGCGAGAACGTGGCCCTGCCTCTGCAGGAGCACACCATGCTGGATCAGAACATCATCGACATCCAGGTGAAGATCTACCTGAACCAGGTCGGGCTGTACGAGCATGCCGACAAGTACCCGGCGCAGATTTCCGGCGGCATGAAGAAACGCGCCGGGCTGGCCCGCGCCCTGGCGCTCGACCCCGAAATCGTGTTCTACGACGAACCCTCGGCCGG includes the following:
- a CDS encoding serine/threonine-protein phosphatase; translation: MSSSPPTGSAASSSSTVAVDLSKNRRVPALAALFSQLSAASAEAQAWGAFFQSTRDFYGRKSILVVEVVGEEGTDYRPTHLVLGDGREALPPRRAVSHQPTTVSGQTSELGTRHSDPDDDVCRGGFVGETIAAGKPAVFSDLSIKDDEVFGNLLITYRSALVAPYHRAGRIAGWVWLLALNADAFKDTHLEEFALRCGAVGEAVERVRRANELRDAMARESAQAQRVAQVRASLLPQTLPDIRGVELAASHEAASPLALDAARAAGQSIASSADLYRVYSLERTATASAGGGAAGEPPFPAYGAPIGHPGTYPTGASSYGNPLRAGGEGAADLRSAFLVASVEADGPASAMYLAMIDALIATLPHQQLGAADVLAALNRHLADRRAAGVRFAAFLALYDPATRRLDYSHSAGAPAALLRRPPLRGEIETARLEATPAAAPLGPSAVGAIVPPLGENPEAIFPRLSFQLAPDDTVLFVSIGVPDARNEQSEPLGMTRLQDGFRRSSGTPTDGVEQALRVLRQHEGSTPPARDQTLLAMRVSY
- a CDS encoding adenylosuccinate lyase; this translates as MTTSDQTYHSPLEGRYASPEMQAIWSDRRKFTTWRRIWIALAEAQKQLGLPITDDQIDELIAHAHEIDYERAAKYERELRHDVMAHVHALGDLAPKARPIIHWGATSQDVNCNTELLQLREALGLIAAKLARVIDALGSFAAKHRALPTLGFTHYQPAQPVTVGKRATLWAQDLVLALEGVEHELHSLRFRGVKGATGTQASFLALFDGDESKVEQLDRLFCEKLGWPADRRYAVTGQTYPRVVDARIINALSVAAAAAHRMATDIRLLANRKEIEEPFERHQVGSSAMPYKRNPMRCERACSLARFVMSLAQNPLNTAAVQWLERTLDDSANRRLTLPEAFLALDGTLDILHNVSAGLVVYEATIRANLMAELPFMASENLMMAAVKQGADRQAAHEVIRRHAQAAAERVKREGEGNDLLDRLRAEPMFASVDLNTVMDPYAYIGRASSQVDAFIREVVEPIRVRYRENLGAKAELRV
- a CDS encoding RNA polymerase sigma factor, with product MSEGGPIPKRDQPTRSDASSTSGGGPLLTPLRELQLVEAYRAGDPEAIGTLLRAYQRRMFSVCYRMLRNDEEARDLTQEAMVKVLEGLPSFDARARLSTWIIRVTMNCCLSYLRKRKLRRHASIDAPPASVGPGMREGSQPLGGSGMLVDPGEPGPDRRVELGEQREALMRGLDVLDPQMRAILILRDMHDLDYLQIAEVLDKPVGTIKSRLFRARLALRQAMEGKPPEAPTDDAD
- a CDS encoding prepilin-type N-terminal cleavage/methylation domain-containing protein is translated as MRNRAFTFVEVLVVLLILAVLIAMLLPALRRTKNSAEDIQSLSAIRQMHGAVTLYTHDHGLTYPFFGVPGNPEAGIWINGFHQSSGLPGGHQFFMQHQSLYVSALVKYLAGPMDTPSGPAFYQTHHPDRETPENLYVTGIVYSHSFIASPAFWKDGGPHEARYVQSTRVSMVRHPPRKVLFAYFNPTLYAENSVIIGFVDGSTRKEQRNMSGSITPDPLSPFKLNNRAPGLLTRNGVLGIDY
- a CDS encoding M55 family metallopeptidase; the protein is MRILIMADMEGVSGIVTWEQVKGGSPMFEESRRLYTEEVNAAIRGARAAGATEIVAVDCHGAGGDWSFNSFIPELLDPDCEWVAHHTWGRYTELLEKGCDACLLVGMHARAGTPDGVLCHTISTVTWRNLWFNDDLVGEVGVNAAVCGHYGCPIALVTGDEATIRESREYLGEGFAAVQVKKGLSRYSARQIPPARARQMIQIGAKESLRNLVRLKPYVPAKPTTITIELETVDKAAPFRGRAGVEIIEPLKVVSRGADWMEAWNRVWGW
- a CDS encoding DUF4190 domain-containing protein, yielding MSTTRGERMSDYNPYQQPTQHQYAPGMGGAPVMPPRVSGLAIGSLICSLIFCCPATTVIGPLLGLMAFLSISARPMERRGKGLAVAGILIGVLATTGQVMLTLWMINEAEKTDQYLRNAPGTMLTAGYAGDVTTFRADAAGSLAAVTDDEIKTFFEELRTRYGDFVSATYDEEAYFNSITGVQDLINPVQQHPFKLRFSGGEVTAEFGIAKSDPRTGRMYWGMVRVVNITIRDPDRGDITLP
- a CDS encoding ABC transporter ATP-binding protein, whose translation is MASRRTENQGEPVIRVENVVKRFDEQTVLDGVSFDVYRGETMVIMGGSGSGKSTLLRLMIGSLQPDGGRILLFGQDLSTLSEHGLDELRRRFGILFQSGALFQSMTIGENVALPLQEHTMLDQNIIDIQVKIYLNQVGLYEHADKYPAQISGGMKKRAGLARALALDPEIVFYDEPSAGLDPVTSAEIDQLIIDVTKKLDKTSVVVTHEMDSAFRIADRMAMLDRGRMLMVDTRDAFARLRDVPESQAASLSAKERLIRQFLRGDPHGPITERRELTNFAEELLGREETTITRAPAVEPTRVPM